GGAAGCGCTACAAGTGCTGAAGACGGACAAGAGCCAACAGGCAGGGAACATGAGCAAGAAGAAGGACCTCGCGCTCCTCACGGTCACGTACCTGGCGCTGGTGCTGGTGGCGGGAACACTGATGGGCTGGTCGACGGCCCGCTGGATGCTTCTGCTGCTCCCGGTCCTCGTGGCGACCCGGGTGTTGGCCTTCCGGGGCAAGGGTTCGTGCGGGCCCCGGAAGTGACGAGACGGCGCTCGTAGGGGTGAGGCGGGTGCAATAAGCCGGGCCACGAGTCGTGTCGCCAGTCGCGCCATCACTCGGCCATCAGTCGATACAGAACTCGTTGCCCTCGATGTCCTGCATCGGGATGCAAGCGTCATGGCCGTCGTACAGCGTTTGCACGTACACGGCGCCGAGCGGGACCAACCGGTCCCGCTCGGCCTCGAGCGCGGCGAGCCGTTCCTCACCAACGAGCCCCGTGCCGACCCGCACGTCAAGATGGACCCGGTTCTTGACGACCTTCCCCTCGGGAACCCGCTGGAAGAACAGCCGTGGCCCGACGCCCGAGGGATCGACACAGGCGAACCAGGAATCCCGCCGCTCGGGCGGCTGCGCCTGCCGGAAGACGTCCCACGTGGCGTACCCGTCCGGCGGCGGTGGTACGACGTAACCCAACACCTCGCACCAGAACCGAGCGAGGCGTTCGGGTTCCGCGCAGTCGAAGGTGACTTGGAACGTCTTGATCGTCGTCATCCGATCACGGTACGAGCGCACAGCGCTTCCCGAAACCCCGATACGGCGCAAGCCCTCGGCCGCCGCTCGCCGACCTGCTGGACGGGGAGCGTTGACGCAGGAGTTCCGGTGGAAGTTGCGGCGATATGCGTATGCGACGGGGAAGTCACTGTCACGCCGACGGCAGCTTGTCCGTGCGCATGTCGAGGCGCATCGCGGCGCGCACGGCGGACAGCGCGTCCATGACCTCCTCGAAGATGAGGTCATGCTCCGGATCGCCGGGCGCCACGCCGCGTATGGCTGCCTCCCGCGCCCGACGGACACTGAGGAAGTAGGCGAGTGCGGGTTCGACCACTGCTCTCGGTGCAAAGATCTCTATCTGGTAGCGCGTTTCGTAGCACTGCGCGAAGCATCGCCTCGCGGCGGATCTCCGCTCGGCTTCCGGCATCCCTCGATTGAGGAAGATGAGGTTGAGTTCGCTGCGCGCCGCGGCCAGCGCTCCGAGGTAGGCGCCGTACAACTCGCGCTTGCTGCGCGTCTGTTCTGCCGTCGTCTCGCGACGGTCCTTCCGGAACTCGACCAGCAGCGCGGACCCGGTGGCGATGACGGCACCCAGAAGGGTGGCCAGAAGTGGGGTCCAGCTCATACCCACAAGGTATGAGCGAGCGACACGCGTGAACAGGCTCGATCGGCTCCACGCGCGCGTGGGGACGGCATTCCGGCGGGTTCGGCCTTCTCCCGGAGCGAGTACGTGGATCACGCTGAGTGATCATTAGCGGCCCCGTGCCGGGCAAAAGCGCTTGGCCTCAGCGTGATGTGCGACCGGGCGAAAGGGAACCCCTCACGCGTTTCCGCGGGTGAGAGGCTGTTTGCGCCCCCGGCAGGACTCGAACCTGCGGCCAAGCGCTTAGAAGGCGCCTGCTCTATCCACTGAGCTACGGGGGCCGGGTGTGGCCGGGTGGCACGGAGCCGGATGTGGGGGTGATCCGTGACCTTGCCGGGGACAAGGATAGGGCTCCCGGGTCCCTGTCCCTGGTGCTTCGCCTCCGCGCCGTGATGTGGAGGTTCGGTGAAGCGATCCTGATAATCGCAGGCAGGTGCGAATCTCGCATCGCTTTTGGCGTCTCACGCCCCGGGTGTTGTGCACTCGTTATGCCTGCGCCCCGGTCGTCCCTTCCCTCACCTGCGTCCGATCGGCGCGCAGAGACGTCCATATGCTTCAGAAAGGCGCCAAAATTGGGCATTCTTCGCATGTGGTGACCTTGGACGTACGGCCTCAGTTGCTTGACGCACTCTCCGCCCTGCGCGAGCGTGTCGCCGCCGCACGCTTTCCGCTCCCCCTGCCAGGGGCGCCACGCGCGCGTGCCAACCGGGACGAGTTGCTGGCGCAGCTCGATGACTATCTCGTGCCCCGGCTCAAGGCCCCCGAAGCGCCTCTTCTCGCCGTCGTCGGCGGATCCACCGGGGCCGGCAAGTCCACTCTCGTGAACTCCCTCGTGGGGCGACAGGTCAGTGAGGCGGGTGTGCTGCGGCCCACCACCCGCACGCCGGTGCTCGTCTGCCATCCGGACGACCACCACTGGTTCTCCGGGATGCGGATCCTGCCCGACCTCACGCGCGTGTGGGTGCCCCGACAGGACCCCGGGGAGGGCGGAGGCGAGGGGGAGCAGGAGGAGAGCGGGGACATGGCGGCCGTCGTCGGCGAGGAGGAGCGCGCGCTGCGTATCGAGACCGCCCCCAGCCTCCCGCGCGGACTCGCCCTCCTCGACGCACCCGACATCGACTCCCTCGTCGCCGACAACCGCGTCCTGGCCGCCGAACTGATCTCCGCGGCCGACGTATGGGTGATGGTCACCACCGCGTCGCGGTACGCCGACGCCGTCCCCTGGCACCTGCTGCGCACCGCCAAGGAGCACGACGCCACCCTCGTCACCGTCCTCGACCGGGTGCCGCACCAGGTGGTGACCGAGGTGTCACGGCAGTACGGCGCGCTGCTCGCCAAGGCCGGGCTCGGCGACGTACCCCGCTTCACCGTGCCCGAACTGCCCGAGTCCGCGGGCGGCGGCGGACTGCTCCCCGCCACCGCCGTCGCACCCCTGCGCGCCTGGCTCACCCACCACGTCCAGGAACCCGCCGTCCGCGCCCGGGCCGTCGCCCGTACCGCCCTGGGGGTCATCCGGTCCCTCGACTCGCGCATGCCGGAGCTGGCGGGCGCCGTCGCCGCCCAGTACGCCGCCGCGCTGCGGCTCACCTCCGCCGTCGACGAGGCGTACGAGAACGAGCACGCGCGCGTGGGGAGGCGTTTGCGGGCGGGCGGGGTGCTGGCCGGCGGTGCCTTGAAGCGCTGGCGCAGCTACCCGCTCGACTGCGGGGCCGGTGAGCTGCTCGACGCCATCGCCGAGAGCCTGGAAGCGCTGCTGCTGTGCGCCGTCACCGCCGCGGACGAGCGCATCGACGAGGCCTGGCGGCGCGAACCCGCCGCCGGAGCCCCCACCCTGACCGGCCGCGACCCGGAGGTCGAGTCCGCCGAGCACCGCATCGGGATGGCCGTCCGCAGGTGGCGGCGCGAACTGGAGGAGTACGCCGAGGACGAGGTGCGCTGCCTCGAACGGGTCGACAAGAACGGCCTGCCCGACCCCGAGGTCGTCGCCGCCCTGCTCGCCACGGGACTGCTCGGCGGGCGCCGGGCGCGCGCGGCAGGGGAGGTCCTCGCCGAGCGGATCGGCGCCCAGGCCGCCGTCCGACTGCGCGACCGGGGCGGACGCCTGCTGACCGACTACCTGGAGAGGGTCCTCAACGCCGAGCGTGAGCGCAGGCTCGCCCCCTTGGACGCCCTCGAAGTGCATCCCGAACCCCAGGCCGAGCTGATCGCCGCCCTGTCCGTACTGCAGAAGGAGAGGTGACCGCGGTGACCGCCGTCACTGATCACACCGATCCCGCCGACCCCACCGATCCCGCCGGCCGGGTACATCACAAGGACCGGGACCGCAGCCGCAGCGCATCCGACGTCGACGCCTCCCGCGCCGACGCTTCCCGCCCCGACACCCCCCGCGCGAGCCACCCCGAACCTACCGACGGCCGTTCCGGGCGCGCCTGGGACGACGGCCTCATCGCCCGCCGCGTTGAGGACGCGCAACGACCCCCGGGCGGCGGGGGCGCAGACCTGGACATCAGTGGCGGAGCCCGCTCGTACGCCCCCGCCCCCTCCACGGCCCTCAGCCCCTCCTACGAAGGCCCCCTGCGCACCCGCCTCGACGCCCTGCGCGAACTCGTCGGGCTCTCCCGCACCCGCCTCGACAGCGGCACGCTCGCCGAGGCCGGCCGCGTCCTGGACGAGGCCGCCGCCCGGCGCAGGCTCTCCGAACGGCACACCGTCGTCGCCATCGCCGGGGCCACCGGCAGCGGCAAGTCGACGCTTTTCAACGCGCTCGCCGGAGTGATGATCTCGGAGACCGGTGTGCGCAGGCCGACCACCGCCGCGCCCATCGGGTGCAGCTGGACGGACGGCGCGGCGGGCCTCCTCGACCGGCTGGGAATCCCCGGACGCCTGCGCCGCCGCCCGCTCCAGGGACCCGGCGCCGACGAACTCCAAGGGCTCGTCCTCATCGATCTGCCCGACCACGACTCGGCGGTCGGCGAGCACCGCGAGCACGTCGACCGCATCCTGGCCCTCGTCGACGCCGTCATCTGGGTCGTCGACCCGGAGAAGTACGCCGACGCGATGCTCCACGAACGCTATCTGCGCCCCATGGCCGGCCACGCCGAAGTCACCTTCGTGGTGCTCAACCAGATCGACCGGCTGCCCGGAGACGCCGCCGACCAGGTACTCGACGATCTGCGGCGGCTCCTCGACGACGACGGCGTCGCCCTCGGCGAGCACGGGGAGCCGGGCGCCACGGTGCTCGCGATCTCCGCGCTGACGGGCGAGGGCATCGCCGAACTGCGCGAAGCACTGGGGCAGTTCACGCAGGAGCGGGGCGCCGCGGCCCGCCGTATCTCCGCGGACGTGGACGCCGCCGCGGAACGCCTGCGTCCGGTGTACGTCGAGGGGGCGCACTCCGGCCGCAACCGCGGGCGGATCGGGCTCAGCGAGGAAGCCCGTGAGGAGTTCGCCGACCGGCTCGCGGACGCCGTGGGCGCGGCGGCCGCCGGGGACGCCGCCGAGCGGGCCTGGCGCAGGCACGCGGGCAAGGCGTGCGGGGATCCGTGGTTCAGGCTG
The window above is part of the Streptomyces venezuelae genome. Proteins encoded here:
- a CDS encoding YfjP family GTPase; amino-acid sequence: MTAVTAVTDHTDPADPTDPAGRVHHKDRDRSRSASDVDASRADASRPDTPRASHPEPTDGRSGRAWDDGLIARRVEDAQRPPGGGGADLDISGGARSYAPAPSTALSPSYEGPLRTRLDALRELVGLSRTRLDSGTLAEAGRVLDEAAARRRLSERHTVVAIAGATGSGKSTLFNALAGVMISETGVRRPTTAAPIGCSWTDGAAGLLDRLGIPGRLRRRPLQGPGADELQGLVLIDLPDHDSAVGEHREHVDRILALVDAVIWVVDPEKYADAMLHERYLRPMAGHAEVTFVVLNQIDRLPGDAADQVLDDLRRLLDDDGVALGEHGEPGATVLAISALTGEGIAELREALGQFTQERGAAARRISADVDAAAERLRPVYVEGAHSGRNRGRIGLSEEAREEFADRLADAVGAAAAGDAAERAWRRHAGKACGDPWFRLWRWYEARRFSQGVPTPVALAPVDEEVTARQRVEHAVRTVADEAARGLPLPWGQAVREAAVRGAEGLPEALDELAVTVGVPVGRPPRPGWWPVAVLAQAAMTLLQVVGGIWLVGQIIGLATPNLGVPVLLMLAGIVGGPCVEWTSRMAARGPARRYGNDAERRLREAAAGCGRARVLDPVAAELLRYREVREQYVRVSGELSGAARSPIG
- a CDS encoding GTPase domain-containing protein; amino-acid sequence: MLQKGAKIGHSSHVVTLDVRPQLLDALSALRERVAAARFPLPLPGAPRARANRDELLAQLDDYLVPRLKAPEAPLLAVVGGSTGAGKSTLVNSLVGRQVSEAGVLRPTTRTPVLVCHPDDHHWFSGMRILPDLTRVWVPRQDPGEGGGEGEQEESGDMAAVVGEEERALRIETAPSLPRGLALLDAPDIDSLVADNRVLAAELISAADVWVMVTTASRYADAVPWHLLRTAKEHDATLVTVLDRVPHQVVTEVSRQYGALLAKAGLGDVPRFTVPELPESAGGGGLLPATAVAPLRAWLTHHVQEPAVRARAVARTALGVIRSLDSRMPELAGAVAAQYAAALRLTSAVDEAYENEHARVGRRLRAGGVLAGGALKRWRSYPLDCGAGELLDAIAESLEALLLCAVTAADERIDEAWRREPAAGAPTLTGRDPEVESAEHRIGMAVRRWRRELEEYAEDEVRCLERVDKNGLPDPEVVAALLATGLLGGRRARAAGEVLAERIGAQAAVRLRDRGGRLLTDYLERVLNAERERRLAPLDALEVHPEPQAELIAALSVLQKER
- a CDS encoding VOC family protein encodes the protein MTTIKTFQVTFDCAEPERLARFWCEVLGYVVPPPPDGYATWDVFRQAQPPERRDSWFACVDPSGVGPRLFFQRVPEGKVVKNRVHLDVRVGTGLVGEERLAALEAERDRLVPLGAVYVQTLYDGHDACIPMQDIEGNEFCID